CCATTTCATCCCCGTAGGGAATCCTGCACCACCACGACCACGAAGTCCTGAAGTTTTTACTTCTTCCAAAATTTCATCGGGTGTCATCTTCAAGGCTTTTTCAGCAGCTTCGTAACCTCCCTGTTTGCGGTATGTTTCGAAATAGCGAATACCTTCTATATGTGCATCTTTAAGTAAAAGTTTTTTACTCATCGTATATTTTAATTAATCCAAAGCGATTTGCCCCTCTCTGCAAAGATCAAGGATTTCATCTACTTTTTCTATCGTTAAATTTTCATGAAAGAATTTCCCCAACTGCATCATCGGTGCATATCCGCATGCACCAAGACATTCAGCAGGTTTTAGAGTGAACATACCATCTTCAGTCGTTTCACCATCCTTAATGTTCAGTTTAGTCCTGATGTGATTCAGGATCTTTTCGCTTCCGCAAACCATACAAGGTCCCGTTCGGCAAACTTCCAAAACATATTTACCAACCGGTTTCATATTGAACATGGTATAAAAAGTAGCTACTTCATATACTTCAATTGGCGTAATACTCAATAATTCAGCAACGTAATCCATTACCGGAACATCCAGCCATCCTCCAAATTCTTTTTGTGCTAAATGCAGAACAGGAAGAAGGGCAGACTTCTGTCTTCCTTCAGGATATCTTGCGATAATTTTATGTACTTGTTCTAAACTTTCCGGTTTAAAAGCTATTGTTTCGCTCATTTTTTATCTCTTAGATTAAAGAGTAAAGAACAAAGAAAAAAGATTCTTAAGTTCGATATTCTAAATTCGTTTTTATTGGGTTGATGAAAGTCTTTTTTCTTTCATCTTTATTCTAACTTCTTATTATGCGTCTAATTCTCCCGCAATAATATTCATACTACACATGGTTACAATGGCATCAGAAATTACAGAGCCTGTAATCATTTCCGGATACGCCTGGTAGTAGATGAAACATGGTCTTCTGAAGTGTAGTCTGTAAGGACTTCTTCCTCCGTCACTCACTAAGTAGAATCCTAATTCTCCGTTTCCTCCCTCTACAGCATGGTATACTTCTCCTTTCGGAATTTCGGTTTCTCCCATTACAATTTTGAAGTGATAGATCAAGGCTTCCATTTTGTTATAAACGTCAGCTTTTTCAGGAAGATAGAAATCAGGAACATCAGCATGGAAATCCCCTTCCGGAAGATTGTTATATGCCTGCTCGATAATTTTAATAGATTCCCAGATCTCCTGTTGACGAACCATGAAACGGTCGTAGGTATCACCAGCTGTTCCTACAGGAATGATAAAATCAAAGTCCTGGTAAGAAGAATAAGGTTGTGCTACCCGAACATCATAATCTACACCTGCAGCACGTAAATTAGGACCTGTAAAACCATAGCTTAAAGCTCTTTCAGCTGAAATTGCTCCCGCACCAATGGTTCTGTCCATGAATATTCTGTTTCTTTCCAAAAGCTGGCAGAATTCAGCAAACTTCTTAGGGAAAGTTTTTAAGAAATCTTTGATCAGTTCATGACATTTCGGTGTAAGATCTCTTTCGAAACCTCCGATTCTTCCCATATTGGTTGTCATTCTCGCACCGCAGATCTGTTCGTAAATATCATAAATACGTTCTCTTTCGATGAACATATAAGTAAGTCCGGTAATTGCTCCAGAGTCCATACCAGTTACTCCGTTACAGATCAGGTGATCCCCGATCCTTGCTAATTCCATAAGAATTACCCGGATATAATCCACACGTTTTGGAACTTCAATTCCTATCAGTTTCTCAACCGTCATATGCCAGCCCAGATTGTTAATTGGAGCAGAACAATAATTCATACGGTCGGTAAGGGTCGTAATCTGGGTATAATTTCTTCTTTCAGAAATTTTTTCAAATGCCCGATGGATGTAACCTACGGTTTGCTCAGCATGAAGAATTCTTTCCCCATCCATCGTTAAAACGTTCTGGAAGATCCCGTGAGTAGCAGGGTGAGTCGGACCTAAATTGAGGGTGTACAACTGACCGTCAATCTGCTCCTTACTTTCGTATTGGTTAAGTATATTAGATAATGAGTTATCTTTCATAATATATAATTGATAATTGATAAGCGATAATTGATCATTAATCAATCATCAGCAATCATTATATTTTTATTTTATCTTCCGAACATGCTATCGTTCTTGTCGGTTCTTGTACCATCCTCAAGACGATATTCCTTCAGCATCGGGTGGTAACCAAGATCTTCCATATTTAAAATAGGTCGCAGATCCGGATGTCCCTTGAATTTGATTCCAAAGAAATCATAGGTTTCCCTTTCCATCCAGTTCGCTCCGGCATATAGATCTGTAAGAGAGTCTACCTCAATATTCTCTCTGGACATAAATACTTTAAGACGGATTCTGAAATTCGTCATCATATTATGTAAATGGTAGACTACGCCGATTTCTTTCTCCGGAAATTCAGGATAATGAATTCCACAAATATCTGTAAGGAAATTAATTTCTAAAGACGAATCCTTAAGGTAATGAATCACTTTTTTGATGTCATCTTTCTTCACTTCAACGGTAAGCATTCCATAAGGCTCTGAACTGGAAATTACAGTTTCAGGAAACTCCCTGGTGATTGCTTCTAATACAAATTCGTTCGTCATTTCCGTTTAGTTGCTTATGTTGTAAGAGTCTAATAAATTCTGATATTCAGGCATATCTCTTCTTCTGATGCTTTCGCTTTCTGCAAGAGCCTGAACCTGCATTACTCCTTCAATGATCTGCTCCGGTCTTGGCGGGCATCCCGGAACGTATACGTCAACCGGAATAATCTTATCGATTCCCTGTAAAACAGAGTAGGTGTCAAAAATACCACCGCTGGAAGCACATGCTCCTACAGCAACCACCCATTTCGGCTCAGCCATCTGAGTGTACACTTCTTTTAGGACCGGGCCTAATTTCTTGGATATAGTTCCACAAACCATCAACATGTCTGCCTGTCTTGGAGAGAAAGAGTTTCTTTCCATTCCAAATCTTGAAGCATCATATGTTGGGTTAAGAGTCGCCATAAACTCGATACCACAACAAGAGGTAGCAAATGGTAACGGCCAAAGAGAAAACTTTCTTGCCATTCCGATTACACTGCTCAGTTTCGTTGCGAAAAATCCTTCTCCTTCAAATCCTTCGGGAGCAGGTGCATCTGTTCTTATTACTGGTTTTTTATCTGACATTTTATTAAATATTTAAAGATTAAAAATTTAGAAGTTTAAAAGCATGATAAAGCTTTAAATCCATCAAATAATTAAATCTTTTTAATGTTAAAATTTATTTATCCCAATCTAGCGCGCCACGTTTCCATACATAGATAAAACCTACGAAGAAAATAGCCACGAAGGTAAGGACTGCAAGGAATCCTTCGAATCCGAATTCTCTGAAGTTAACGGCATATGGATAAAAAAATACGATTTCGATATCGAATAGAACGAACAAGACAGCTGTAAGGAAATATTTGATCGAAAAAGGGGTTCTGGCATTTCCTTCAACAGGAACACCGCACTCCCAACTTTGATTTTTCACAGAATTTCCTTTCTTCTGACGAGGTCCTAAGAAATGCGCTCCAAGCAATGAAACAGCTACAAAACCAATGGCAACGGCAGCTTGGATAAGGATCGGAATATAACTTTCAGGTAAATTCATTTTTGCATTATTATCTCAATTTGCAAATTTAGCGAATAAACAAGAAAGCATGAAATTAATAACCTTAAATGTGGAGTTAAAATGGGAAAAACCGGTAATTTAGAATTAATAAAAATAACGGTTATTTCTGCATTTTTTTGAGTAAAGAGTAAGCCATAAATGAAATATAACCGAAAAGGATACTGGCGTAAATAATATTGATTACCGTGTTTGTTTTATCGTCTCCGTTTTGGAAAAAAAAGTTGTAAATAATAAACCCGGCAATTAAAATAGCGAAGACGATGAGATGTGGTTTCATAGGAGAGGATTTATACGTTTGAGTAATTAATTGTGAGCGACGAGATACAGGATGTGAAATTCGATTTATGGATGTATGTGTCGATGTTCAGGATTGAAAATC
The sequence above is drawn from the Chryseobacterium daecheongense genome and encodes:
- a CDS encoding NAD(P)H-dependent oxidoreductase subunit E; translated protein: MSETIAFKPESLEQVHKIIARYPEGRQKSALLPVLHLAQKEFGGWLDVPVMDYVAELLSITPIEVYEVATFYTMFNMKPVGKYVLEVCRTGPCMVCGSEKILNHIRTKLNIKDGETTEDGMFTLKPAECLGACGYAPMMQLGKFFHENLTIEKVDEILDLCREGQIALD
- the nuoD gene encoding NADH dehydrogenase (quinone) subunit D, giving the protein MKDNSLSNILNQYESKEQIDGQLYTLNLGPTHPATHGIFQNVLTMDGERILHAEQTVGYIHRAFEKISERRNYTQITTLTDRMNYCSAPINNLGWHMTVEKLIGIEVPKRVDYIRVILMELARIGDHLICNGVTGMDSGAITGLTYMFIERERIYDIYEQICGARMTTNMGRIGGFERDLTPKCHELIKDFLKTFPKKFAEFCQLLERNRIFMDRTIGAGAISAERALSYGFTGPNLRAAGVDYDVRVAQPYSSYQDFDFIIPVGTAGDTYDRFMVRQQEIWESIKIIEQAYNNLPEGDFHADVPDFYLPEKADVYNKMEALIYHFKIVMGETEIPKGEVYHAVEGGNGELGFYLVSDGGRSPYRLHFRRPCFIYYQAYPEMITGSVISDAIVTMCSMNIIAGELDA
- a CDS encoding NADH-quinone oxidoreductase subunit C encodes the protein MTNEFVLEAITREFPETVISSSEPYGMLTVEVKKDDIKKVIHYLKDSSLEINFLTDICGIHYPEFPEKEIGVVYHLHNMMTNFRIRLKVFMSRENIEVDSLTDLYAGANWMERETYDFFGIKFKGHPDLRPILNMEDLGYHPMLKEYRLEDGTRTDKNDSMFGR
- a CDS encoding NADH-quinone oxidoreductase subunit B, which codes for MSDKKPVIRTDAPAPEGFEGEGFFATKLSSVIGMARKFSLWPLPFATSCCGIEFMATLNPTYDASRFGMERNSFSPRQADMLMVCGTISKKLGPVLKEVYTQMAEPKWVVAVGACASSGGIFDTYSVLQGIDKIIPVDVYVPGCPPRPEQIIEGVMQVQALAESESIRRRDMPEYQNLLDSYNISN
- a CDS encoding NADH-quinone oxidoreductase subunit A → MNLPESYIPILIQAAVAIGFVAVSLLGAHFLGPRQKKGNSVKNQSWECGVPVEGNARTPFSIKYFLTAVLFVLFDIEIVFFYPYAVNFREFGFEGFLAVLTFVAIFFVGFIYVWKRGALDWDK